A region from the Ichthyobacterium seriolicida genome encodes:
- a CDS encoding class I SAM-dependent methyltransferase, with translation MNPDSDPYIVCKDFLVSGEYFSLRKDLESDFLFTENIPLSRIEEYYNSKGYISHNNKNSTLFERVYSMVKTFSTQRKIKWINEFRGDRVILDIGCATGDFIRECKAKGWKINGLEPILQAERIFGKDEKVKIEKDELFLTSDLSVFEDSKFDVVTLWHSLEHITDDLDNTVFHLNRILKPNGALFIAVPNYKCFDASFYKSFWAGYDVPRHSYHFSRESINRVFKNMELLETKAMLFDSFYVSILSERNKKGSALMGLLIGFLSNFKALFTGEFSSITYVLQKKP, from the coding sequence TTGAATCCTGATTCTGATCCATATATAGTTTGTAAAGATTTTTTAGTTAGTGGAGAGTATTTCTCATTGAGAAAGGACTTGGAGTCAGACTTTTTATTTACGGAAAATATTCCTCTATCTAGGATAGAGGAATATTATAATAGTAAAGGGTATATTTCACATAATAATAAGAATAGCACTTTATTTGAACGTGTTTATTCAATGGTTAAAACCTTTTCTACTCAAAGAAAGATTAAGTGGATAAATGAATTTCGTGGTGATAGAGTCATATTAGACATAGGTTGCGCAACGGGTGATTTTATAAGGGAATGCAAGGCAAAAGGCTGGAAGATAAACGGATTAGAACCAATATTACAAGCGGAGAGAATATTTGGTAAAGACGAGAAGGTAAAAATAGAAAAAGACGAATTATTTCTAACTTCTGATCTATCTGTTTTTGAAGATTCCAAATTTGATGTGGTTACTCTTTGGCATTCACTCGAACACATAACCGATGATTTAGACAACACAGTTTTTCATTTAAATAGGATATTAAAGCCCAATGGGGCACTATTTATAGCTGTGCCAAATTACAAGTGTTTTGATGCATCATTTTACAAGAGTTTTTGGGCTGGTTATGATGTGCCAAGGCATTCGTATCATTTTTCTAGGGAATCAATAAACCGAGTTTTCAAGAATATGGAACTGCTCGAAACTAAAGCTATGTTATTTGATTCGTTTTACGTGAGCATATTGAGCGAAAGGAATAAAAAAGGAAGTGCTCTAATGGGTTTGTTAATTGGATTTTTATCAAACTTTAAAGCACTTTTTACTGGAGAATTTTCTTCTATAACTTATGTTTTACAAAAGAAACCCTAA
- a CDS encoding 50S ribosomal protein L25/general stress protein Ctc, with amino-acid sequence MKTLTINGKKRGDLGKSASRLLRKEDQVPCVIYGGEKTYYFSSEEKNFKELVYTPNSYITNVQLDDEKIEAVMQDIQFHPVTDKILHIDFIEVRDGKPVIVELPIITKGKSVGVMQGGILVKRLRKLPVKGFVNNLPESIEIDISDLNIGDSVSVGDLSMGQNEILSSKKNIVVKIKTSRVANTAKKAAEADKKSKSKSK; translated from the coding sequence ATGAAAACATTAACAATAAATGGCAAAAAAAGGGGAGATTTAGGGAAATCAGCTAGTAGGCTGTTGCGTAAAGAGGATCAAGTGCCTTGTGTTATTTATGGTGGTGAAAAAACCTATTATTTTTCTTCAGAAGAGAAAAATTTTAAAGAATTGGTTTACACTCCTAATTCTTATATCACAAATGTGCAGTTAGACGATGAAAAAATTGAAGCTGTGATGCAGGATATTCAATTTCACCCTGTAACTGATAAAATTTTACATATAGATTTTATCGAGGTGAGAGATGGTAAACCAGTAATTGTTGAATTACCTATAATAACTAAGGGCAAATCTGTTGGGGTTATGCAAGGGGGGATACTAGTAAAACGTTTGAGAAAATTACCTGTAAAAGGATTTGTAAACAATCTACCAGAATCCATAGAGATAGACATATCAGATTTGAATATAGGAGATAGCGTATCTGTTGGTGATTTATCTATGGGGCAAAATGAAATTCTATCTTCTAAAAAGAATATTGTGGTAAAGATTAAAACTTCTCGTGTGGCTAATACTGCTAAGAAAGCAGCCGAGGCTGATAAGAAAAGTAAATCTAAATCTAAATAA
- a CDS encoding DUF1573 domain-containing protein, giving the protein MKKILFVSCILISNTFLFAQFTQENDKGALIEFDTEMIDYGTIDKGASGVRYFNFTNKGSSPLIISDVKSSCGCTVPTPSKEPVMPGKSGKIEVSYDTHRIGVFNKHLTVISNSQDRDKIFLNIKGEVLAPKEGDEKKKKN; this is encoded by the coding sequence ATGAAAAAAATATTGTTTGTTTCCTGTATACTAATCAGTAATACTTTCTTATTTGCACAGTTCACACAAGAAAATGACAAAGGAGCTCTAATAGAGTTTGATACCGAAATGATAGATTACGGAACTATTGACAAAGGGGCTAGTGGAGTTAGATATTTCAACTTCACCAACAAAGGAAGTAGCCCTTTGATAATATCTGATGTTAAAAGCTCTTGTGGATGTACTGTTCCTACTCCTTCCAAAGAGCCTGTTATGCCTGGGAAATCTGGGAAAATAGAAGTTTCATATGACACTCATAGAATCGGAGTTTTTAACAAACACTTGACTGTAATTTCTAATTCTCAAGACAGAGATAAAATATTTTTGAATATAAAAGGAGAAGTATTAGCACCTAAAGAAGGTGATGAGAAAAAGAAAAAGAATTAA
- a CDS encoding S8 family peptidase, whose product MKISILPFLSISIIITVITACTSSKISVKTKPEVISNSVDLIDDIGFKSWSHKDLKTDNIPGISLDKAYEFLKNKKGKKVIVGVIDSGVDIEHEDLKDVIWVNKKEIPNNNIDDDKNGFVDDINGWNFLGSDKGNSYLEQLEMTRIVSNMHDRFKDKEYKDIPLGDIADFNEYSKLKDEVLTKQVRNQVSFDLQREKLEDVEKYKKIISKVLNVDNFSVFDLKKLKSNDYDIVKASKVLNTLLELDSQLDIESLEKHIHRVMEYYGSKHYVLNFNGRAIVGDNVYDIEDKNYGNNDVIGFKDKESHGTHVAGIISATRNNGKGIDGIADNVEIMTVRAVPDGDEYDKDVALAIRYAVDNGAKVINMSFGKSHSPNKQWVFDAIKYAEKHDVILVNAAGNSALNIDIEHTYPNDSKDLTNEISNNFITVGATSIDYNKNLLAVFTNYGKKNVDVFAPGVEIYSTTPRDNYQFFSGTSMAAPTVAGVASLIRSYYPSLSAKQVKHILMNSGTDVDIKVALPFKSSEIPNNELITDTNLSSISVSGKIVNAYNALVMADKMASKN is encoded by the coding sequence ATGAAAATTAGCATTTTACCATTTTTATCAATCTCAATTATTATAACAGTTATAACAGCTTGTACTTCGAGTAAGATCTCTGTTAAAACCAAACCAGAAGTAATTTCAAATAGTGTTGACCTGATAGACGATATAGGTTTCAAAAGTTGGTCTCACAAAGATTTAAAAACTGATAATATTCCAGGAATTAGTTTAGATAAGGCTTACGAGTTTCTAAAAAACAAGAAAGGTAAAAAGGTAATAGTCGGTGTTATAGACAGTGGTGTAGACATAGAACACGAGGATTTAAAAGATGTCATATGGGTCAATAAAAAAGAAATTCCAAATAATAATATCGATGATGATAAAAATGGATTTGTCGACGATATAAACGGATGGAATTTTTTAGGCAGTGACAAAGGGAATTCTTATTTAGAGCAATTAGAGATGACTAGAATTGTAAGCAATATGCACGATCGTTTTAAAGACAAAGAATACAAGGACATCCCCTTAGGAGATATTGCTGATTTTAATGAGTATTCCAAATTGAAAGATGAAGTATTGACAAAGCAAGTAAGAAATCAAGTCTCATTTGATTTACAAAGAGAAAAATTAGAAGATGTTGAAAAGTACAAAAAAATCATTTCTAAGGTTTTGAATGTAGACAATTTTTCTGTTTTTGATTTGAAGAAATTAAAGTCCAATGACTACGATATAGTAAAGGCGAGTAAGGTTTTAAATACTCTTTTAGAGTTAGATTCTCAATTAGATATAGAGTCTTTGGAAAAGCATATTCATAGGGTTATGGAATATTATGGTTCTAAGCATTACGTTTTAAACTTTAATGGAAGGGCTATAGTGGGGGATAATGTATATGATATCGAAGACAAGAATTACGGCAATAATGACGTCATAGGTTTCAAGGATAAAGAATCTCATGGAACTCATGTGGCCGGTATAATATCAGCGACTAGAAATAATGGGAAGGGGATAGATGGTATAGCTGACAATGTGGAGATAATGACCGTTCGTGCTGTTCCCGATGGAGATGAATACGATAAGGATGTAGCTCTTGCAATTCGTTATGCTGTTGACAATGGGGCTAAGGTTATAAATATGAGTTTTGGTAAATCTCATTCTCCAAACAAGCAATGGGTTTTTGATGCTATCAAATATGCTGAAAAACACGATGTTATATTAGTTAATGCAGCTGGTAATAGTGCGCTTAATATAGATATAGAACATACATATCCAAATGATTCTAAGGATTTAACAAACGAAATTTCGAATAATTTTATAACTGTTGGGGCTACATCAATAGATTATAATAAAAATCTATTAGCTGTATTTACTAATTATGGCAAAAAAAATGTGGATGTATTCGCTCCTGGAGTTGAGATATATTCGACTACTCCAAGAGATAATTATCAGTTTTTTTCAGGAACGTCTATGGCTGCTCCTACAGTTGCAGGCGTAGCATCGCTAATTCGTTCATATTATCCTTCTCTATCGGCAAAGCAAGTAAAGCATATATTGATGAATTCGGGCACTGATGTGGATATTAAGGTAGCGCTTCCCTTTAAATCTAGCGAGATTCCAAACAATGAATTAATAACTGATACTAATCTATCTAGTATTTCAGTATCTGGAAAAATTGTAAACGCTTACAATGCGCTTGTTATGGCAGATAAAATGGCATCTAAGAATTAA
- a CDS encoding ribose-phosphate pyrophosphokinase, translating into MDVSIFSCSVSQTLATEIANEYGSDLEKVTFTKFEDGEFSLSYDETIRGKRVFIICSTIPPADNLMELLLMIDSAKRASARKINVVIPYFGWARQDRKDKPRSPIGAKLVANLISKAGADRIITMDLHADQIQGFFEIPVDHIFSFAIFLPYLKSLNLDNLAMASPDMGGAKRAYAYADTMNCDVIVSYKQREKANVVKNISMIGDVENKNIIIVDDMVDTAGTLSKVADKMLEKGAKSVRAIATHPILSSNAYENLESSCIEELIVTDSIPLRMESPKIKVISCANIFSTVMKGVHMQSSINKILFHNTYQ; encoded by the coding sequence ATGGATGTAAGTATTTTTTCGTGCAGTGTTAGTCAGACTTTGGCCACTGAGATTGCAAATGAGTATGGAAGTGACTTAGAAAAGGTTACATTCACCAAATTTGAAGATGGAGAGTTTAGCTTGTCGTATGACGAGACTATTAGAGGCAAGAGAGTTTTTATAATTTGTTCGACTATTCCTCCAGCCGATAATCTCATGGAATTATTACTTATGATAGATTCTGCAAAGAGGGCATCTGCTAGAAAAATAAATGTTGTCATCCCTTATTTTGGATGGGCTAGACAAGATAGAAAAGATAAACCTAGATCTCCTATAGGCGCTAAATTAGTCGCTAATTTAATATCCAAGGCAGGGGCTGATCGTATTATAACTATGGATTTACATGCTGATCAGATACAAGGTTTTTTTGAAATACCTGTAGATCACATATTCTCATTTGCTATATTCTTACCATATCTAAAGTCTTTAAATCTAGATAATTTAGCTATGGCATCTCCTGATATGGGAGGAGCTAAGAGGGCTTATGCATATGCTGATACTATGAATTGTGATGTTATAGTGTCGTACAAGCAGAGAGAAAAAGCTAATGTTGTGAAAAATATATCTATGATAGGTGATGTGGAAAATAAAAATATCATCATAGTAGACGATATGGTAGACACAGCTGGAACTCTATCTAAAGTTGCTGATAAAATGTTAGAAAAAGGGGCTAAAAGTGTTAGAGCTATAGCTACACATCCTATACTTTCTAGCAATGCATATGAGAATTTAGAATCCTCATGTATTGAGGAACTTATAGTTACAGATTCTATACCTCTCAGGATGGAATCTCCAAAAATAAAAGTAATTTCGTGTGCAAATATTTTTTCTACAGTCATGAAAGGGGTACACATGCAGAGTTCTATAAATAAAATTTTATTTCATAATACATATCAATAA